In Halobacterium noricense, the genomic stretch CGTGCACCGAGACGATGGCCGCGGTGTCCTCGGCGCGTGCGGCCGCCAGCGCCTCGACGCCGTCGCCGTCCTCCTCCGTGAGCGCCGCGAGTTCGACGTCGATGGCGTCCACGCAGTTGGTGCGCGCGGCCTCCGCGAGCGCGTCGATACGGCCGTCCTCGCCGCCCTCGCCGCCCTCGCCGCCCTCCCACTCGGCGCGGTTCGTCGCGATAACCGGGAGCTCGCCGTCGTAGTCGTCGAGCCCCGGCAGCGGGTCGTCGGTGAGGTCCATCCGGAACTCGACGGCGTCTGCGTGCTCGCGGGCGGCCGGCTCGTCCCCGAGGTCCGAGACGGGTGCCGCCAACACGAACTCCTCGAAGTCCATGGGGTGTCGTGTGCGGGCCGTCCGCAATACGGTTTCGGAGTCCGCAACGAGCTCGTCGGTTCGACGGCGTGTCCTCGAAAGCCCCTGACCGTCTCGCGTCCGCTCGACAGCATCCCGCTCGCTCGCTGCGCTCGCTCACGGGTCGCTTCGCTCCCCGTTCGCGCATTCTGAGGCGCTTCGCGCCTCGCGTCGCTCGCGGGAGCCCTGCTGTCGAGCGAACGAGTAAACGCGAGACGGCCAGCCCCTTTCAGTCCCGAAGACTCACTGCGTTCGTCTTCCGCCCACACGACCGGCTGGTCGTCCGGGAGACGCACGGCTGTCGTCTCGGAAAGCGCGGAAAACGGTCGTCGGTCGTCGAGTGCGCGCTCAGACCGGAATCGTGTCTTCGGCTTCGAGCAGCTCGTGGTAGCGGTTCCGGATGGTGACCTCGGAGATGTCCGCGACCTCCGAGACCTTCGCCTGCGTCGTCTTCTCGTTGGTCAGCAGCGCGGCGGCGTACACCGCGGCCGCGGCGAGGCCGACCGGGCTCTTGCCGGAGTGGACGCCCTTGTCCTTCGCAGTTTTGAGGAGTTCACGGGCGCGGTGGGCGGACTCGTCGGAGAGTTCCAGCGACGAGGCGAACCGCGGCACGTAGCTCTCGGGGTCGGCGGGCGCGACTTCCAGGCCGAGCTCGCGGACGACGTAGCGGTACGTGCGCGCGATTTCGGACTTCTCGACGCGGGAGACGTCCGCGATCTCGTCGAGGCTGCGCGGGACGCCGGCCTGCCGGGCGGCGGCGTACACGCAGGAGGTCGCGACGCCCTCGATGCTACGGCCGGGCAGCAGGTCGTCTTCGAGCGCGCGGCGGTAGATGACCGACGCGGTCTCGCGGACGTTGTCCGGGAGGCCGAGCGCGGAGGCCATGCGGTCGATTTCGCCGAGCGCCTGCTTGAGGTTGCGCTCTTTGGCGTCGCGGGTGCGGAAGCGCTCGTTCCACTTGCGGAGGCGTTGCATCTTCTGGCGCTGGTTCGAGGACAGCGAGTTGCCGTACGCGTCCTTGTCGCGCCAGTCGATGTTCGTCGACAGCCCCTTGTCGTGCATCGTGTTCGTGGTTGGGGCCCCGACGCGGGATTTCTCGTCTTTCTCCTTGGAGTCGAACGCGCGCCACTCGGGCCCGCGGTCGATGCCGTCCTCCTCGACCACGAGGCCGCAGTCGGCGCAGACCGACTCGCCGTGCTCTTCGTCCTGGACGACGAGACCGCCACACTCCGGGCAGCCGTCCGTCGTCTCTTCTTCGTCCGTGCGCTCCTGCTCTCGGGAGCGCATGCGTGCATCTGTCATTAGCGTGAAATCACCGGAAAACCCGGGTGAGTCGTAGCCCATCGGTTAGGGCAAAACGCACTTAACCGTTGCGCTATTCCGACGAGGGGAGACCCGACCGCGTCGGTTTTTACCACGGGGTGCCAACCCACGGCCATGCGCGTCGTCTCGCTCGCACCGAGCGCCACCGCTACCGTCGCCGCCCTCGGCGGTAGCGACCGCCTCGTCGGCGTTACCGCACATTCTAGAGATATCGACGCCCCCGTCGTCGGCGGCTGGCTGAACCCCGACTTCGAGACGGTGGCCGACCTCGACCCGGATATCGTTCTCACCAGCGACGCCCTCCAGCGCGACGTCCGCGACGACCTTTGCGACCGCGGCTTCGACGTCCACCACGTCGAGCCGGCGACGCTCGACGACGTCCTCTCGACGTTCGCGGCAATCGGCGACGCCGTCGGCCTTCCCGACGCGGGCACCGAACTGGAAGCCGAGAGCCGCGAGCGGGTCAGGGAAATCGAAGCGCGCGTGGCCGACCAACGGGAGGCCACGGAACGAGCGAATGGCGAGGGACTACGTTCCTCGAACCGTTCGAGCGGGCAAAGCCCGCGAGAAGACGGGGAGGAACGACCCGTGAGCCGAGCGCCCGACGACGGCCCGGTCGTCTACTGCGAGGAGTGGTCGGACCCGCCGATGGCCGCCGGAAACTGGGTGCCCGACGTGGTGGAAGCCGCGGGCGGCCGCTACCCGTTCGTGGACGCCGGCGAGCGCTCCCGAGAGGTCGAAGCGAGCACGGTCGAAGCTGCGGATCCCGAGCACGCCGTCGTCCACGTCTGCGGGAAGGGCGACAGCGTCGACCCGGACTTCGACGGCCGCGGCTGGACGTTCGACGCCGACGTCCACGTCATCGACGACAGCCTCCTCAACCAACCGAGCCCGCGGCTGCTCGACGGCCTCGAAACGCTCGCCGCGCGAATCCACGGCGACTAAGGCGCGGGCCGCCCGCTTCCCGGTATGCGAGTCGCAGTCGGCTCCGGGAACCCGGTGAAACGCGACGCGGTCGCGGCCGCGCTCCCGGACGCGACAGTCGAATCGGTCAGCGTCGCCAGCGGCGTCCCCGAGCAGCCGTGGGGCGACGACGAGACCATCGAGGGCGCGCAGAACCGCGCGGAGCGCGCGCTCGACGCTGGCGAGTACGACCTCGGGGTGGGACTGGAAGGAGGAGTGGTAGAACGCGATGGCGACCTCTTTCTCATTATGTGGGCGGCCGCGAGCGACGGCGAGCGCGTCGAAATCGGTGGCGGGCCGCGGATGCGCCTTCCGGACGACGTGGCTGCACGGCTCCACGACGGTGCGGAACTCGGCCCCGTGATGGACGACCTGCTCGACACCTCGGGCGTCGCGGAGAATCAGGGCGCAGCGGGCGTGCTGACCGGCGGCATCACGAACCGCACCGAAGCGCTGCGAACCGCGGTCGCTGGCGCGCTCGGGCCGTTCGTCACCGACTACTACTAGAACTACTCCTCGACGGCGACGGCGTCCGAGGAGAGGTCCGCCTCGTCGCCCTCGACGGCTTCCGTCAGCGAGACGTCCAGCCACGTCATCGACACAGCGCCGCCCGCGACCGTCACGACGTTCTTCACCACGTGGTCAACGACGGCGACACTGAGCGCGGACCCGAACGGGACAGGAAGCAGCGTCCAGACAATCGCCGCAAACGCCGCCTCGTAGATGCCGATGCCGCCCGGCGGCCCCGGGATGACTTTCGCGAGGTTGCCGATGCTGACGGCGAAGAAGCCGACCGCGAGTAAGCTCACGAGCGCGACGTCGAAGCCGAACGCGAGGAAAATTAGTAGCGCAGTGGCGACGTCGATGGTCCAGATGAGCACGCTCGTCGCGCCGATGCGCGCGAACGCGCGGCCGTCGGCGGCGACCCGCTGGATGTCGCCGACGAACTGCTCGAAGACGCTCGCCACCATCTCCGTGTAGGAGTCGTCGCTGGCCCACTCGACCACCCGGCGCACGTAGTTGGTGTCCGAGCGCGCCGACCAGACGATGGCGACGACCGCGGCGACTGCGAGCACGCCGACGACGGAAGCCACGACGACGGCCTGCTGGAACGCCTGTGACTCGTCCCCACCCAGCCCTTCGCCTGCGGCCGTCGCCGCGAGTTCGGCGACCGTCTCGGGTGCGAACGTCGCCAGCGCGACGAGCACGCCGCCCGCCAGCACCGTGATGGTGAGCAGGTCGTAGACGCGCTCGACGGTCAGCGACGCGAATCCGGTCGTGTACGGGATGCCGCGTCGCGCTTTCACGACGTACGCGCGGATGGCGTCGCCGGCGCGCGCGGGTATCACGAGGTTCCCGGTCTGACTGATGAACACCGCGCCCGTCAGGAACCACGTGCTCTCGCGGTAGCCCAACTCCGTGAGGATGTCGCGGTAGCGCAGGCCGCGTAGCGGCCACGACAGTAGGTAGACGGCCCCGCCCGCCGCGACCAGTGCGGGGTCGGCGTCCTGCACCGCGTCCACGAATTCGCCGACATTAATGTAGAAGAACATCAGCGCGAACGCCACCACCGAGAGCAGGACGCCGACCACGGTGCCCGTGCGGCGGTTCGCGTACGGGCTCACGTTGAACTCCCAGAAGCAGCGCAGAATCTGGCTGCCCATCCCGAAGACGTCCCGCACCAGGTCGACTTTCGAGTCGCCCTTCGGCGTCCAGTCGACCGGGAACTCCTCGACCGTGAACCCGCGGCGCTGGGCGCGCACCAGCATCTCCGTGTCCCAGAACCAGTGCTCGTCCTCGACCTCGCCCACGAGGTTCTCGAAGGCCTCGCGGTTGAACGCCTTGAACCCGCACTGGTGGTCGCGCAGGTCCGAGCCCAGCAGCGTCCGCACGGCGAGGTTGAACCCCCGCGAGGGGATGCCGCGCTTGGCGGGTCGGTCGGCCTGCTCGCCGGGAATCCACCGCGACCCCGTCGCGACGTCCGCGTCCCCGGAGCGCACGCTCTCGATGAGCTCTTCGAGGTGGCGCATGTCCGTCGCGAGGTCCGTGTCGAAGTACGCCAGCGTGTCCCCGTTCGCGGCCCGGAATGCGGCGTTCAGCGCGCCGCCGCGGCCCAGGCGTTCGTCGCTGTGGAAGTGGCGGACGCGGTCGTCTTCTGCGGCGAGCCGCGAGGCGATTTCGGGCGTCTCGTCCTCGCAGCCGTCCTCCGCGACGACGACCTCGTAGCTGCCGGCGGGGAGGAAGGCGTCGAGCGTCGAGAGCGTCGTCCGGACCGTCCGCTCGATGGTGTCGGCCTCGTTGTAGGCGGGGAGGACGACGCTCACTTCGACGCGCGACGCTGTCATTATCCGAGGATTCGGCCGTGACCGGGTAAGAACTTTCTGCCTCGGGTCGCGCGCGGCCCGGCGTTAACCGCGCCTACCAATACGCCCGCTCCGGGCCACCACCCCCGGCACGGAGCACACCAAAACCGCAAGACAGCAGCCGATTTACCACGCGTACCAAACCCCTCTTGGGGTGGCCGTGCCACTGTACTGGTATGAGCGCGACAGCCGCGGCGAGTCAGGCACTCACCCCGAAGCAGCGTCGCATCCTCGACTACCTCCGCGACCACGCCGACGACCGCACGTACTTCAAGTCGCGGCTCATCGGCGACGAACTCGACCTCTCCGCGAAGGAGGTCGGCGCCAACATGCCCGCCATCGAGGCCGGCGAGTTCGACATCGACGTCGAGCGTTGGGGGTACTCCTCCTCGACGACGTGGAAGGTCGAGGCTTGACCGCCGACTGACGGTTCGGCCCGCGCGGACTCGTCATCCACCCGCGCGGGATTCGCGTTCTCCCCAGCTCGGCCGGGAATCCAGTGTCTGTCGCAGTCCCGCTCGGGCTGCACTCGTTTTCTCCCACGGAGCCGTCGCTACGCGTCGTGAACGCGCCGCCCGACTCGCGGTCAGGGTTCGTAGGAGAGGAGGTCGGCGGCCTCGCCGGCGAACTCCGCGGCGTTCGCGTCGAAGGAGTCGGCGTACCGCACGAGCAGCGTGATGAGGGTCTCCGGGCGCTCGACGGCGTAGCCGTCCGCCCGCGAGAGCACGCCCGCGTCCTCCAGTTGTGCGGCGTACTTGCTCACGGTCGCCGGCGACACGTCCAGCGATTCCGCGAGGCCGCTGGCGGTCGCGTCGGGGTTACGGAGGAGTTCGACGACCATCCCGCGCGGCGTCTCCCGACGGAGGTAGCCGAGCGCGCGCTTCTCGAACGGCGAGAACCGCTCTGCGGGGAAGAAGCGCTTGTAGTCGCCGTCGCGCTCGCTCTCGACGGCGGACTCCTCCAGCAGCCGCCGGAGGTGGTGTTGGGTCTCTCCGGTGCCTAACTGGAGGTCGTCCCGGAGCTTCGAGAAGTGCGCGCCCGGCGTCGCCGTCACGTAGCCCGTGATGGCGTCGCGGACGTCGCTGTCGCCGCCCTCGCCGTCGTCGTCACCGCCGGCGAGCCGCGTCAGCGGGCTCGCTGCGCCGACGGCGGCGAACCGGCGGAGCGTCGAGCGCTTGTCCTCGTCGATGCCCATCTACGCGGCCCTAGGTTGTCACCCGAGAAAAGCGTTCGGTACCAGGTGGCACGCCAGCGTGGACGCAGTTACGCGTCCTTGTTGTCGTCGCCGCTGTCGCTGTCACTGCCGTTAGCGCTGCTGTCGCCCGTGTCGAGTTCCTGGTCCATCTCCTCGATGACCTCGTCGGTCGACGTCAGGCCGGCGTCCTCGCCGCGCTGGACGGCCTCGGCCTGCTCTTCGAGCTTCTCGGGGTCGATGTCGGCTTCCTGGCTGATCTGGTTGAGAATCTCGTCGATGTCGTCGAGGCCGATGAGTTCGCGGGTCTCGGCGTCGAATTCGAGGCTGTCGAGCTCGGTGCCGCCGCCGGCGACGTCGCTGCCGGCGAGGTGCTTGCCGTAGCGGCCGACGAGGCTGGTGAGCTCCTGCGGCAGGACGAACGTGTTCGACTCGCCGTCGCCGATGCCCTCCAGCGTCTCCATGCCCTTCTCGATGATGGCGCGCTCGCCCATCGACTCGGCGGACTTCGCGCGGAGGACGGTGGAGATGGCGTCCCCCTGCGCTTCCAGAATCTGGGACTGCTTCTCACCCTGCGCGCGGATGATGTTCGACTGCTTGTCCCCCTGCGCGTTCTCGATGGCGGACTGGCGCTCACCCTGCGCTTCGAGAATCATCGCGCGGCGGCGACGCTCGGCGCTGGTCTGTTGCTCCATCGCCTTCTGGACTTCCTGGGAGGGGTTGACTTCGCGGACCTCCACGCTCTCGACGCGAATCCCCCACTCGTCGGTGGGTTCGTCCAGTTCTGTGCGGATGCGCGCGTTGATCTCCTGGCGCTTGTTCAGCGTGTCGTCCAGTTCCATGTCGCCCAGCACCGCGCGCAGCGTCGTCTGCGCGAGGTTCGAAACGGCGGTCTTGTAGTGGTCGACTTCGAGGAACGCCCGCTTGGCGTCCCGCACGCGGATGTACACGACGGCGTCGGCGGTCACCGGCGAGTTGTCGCGGGTGATGGCCTCCTGCCGGGGCACGTCGATGGTCTGCGTGCGCATGTCGAAGGGGTACGTGCGTGCGACGAACGGCGGCACGATGTTGATACCGGGTTCGAGGAGGCCGCGGTACTCCCCGAACACCGTGAGCGCCTTCTTCTCGTAGGCGTCCACAATTTCGACGGTCTCGTAGACGACGACGGCCAACAGCAGCAACAACAGCAGCCCGACTGCCGGTATCACTGCGCCGCCCGTCTGTAGCGGGGTTAACTCCATGTGTGAACGTTCGGCGAGCGGACAATAAGTGTTGGTACGCTTCGCGCCGCGAGCGACCGCCGGCCCGCAGAATCAGTCGCCGTCGGTGTTCCCGCTATCCCGGTCGAGTTCCCGGTCGATGTCGTCGGCACCGTCGACGGCTTCTACAGTGAGGATGTTGCCTCCGCCGGGGTCGACGACCACGATTTCCGCGTTCTCCTCGATGGTCCCGGAGATGCTGCGCGCGCCGTACGTCGGGTTGAAACCGCCGGATTCGAGTTTCACGCGTCCGGAGCGCGGCGTCACTTCTTCGAGGACGTAGCCGCGCTCGCCGCGAAGGTCCTCCGCGTCCAGCGTCTGGCCGCGCCCGGTCCCCTGGTAGATGTCGTAGTTGCGGTACAGGTAGAGGGAGACCAACCCGATGCCCAGCACGAGGCCCGCGAGCACGAACGGGGTCGCCGCTGCCGGCACGAACAGCCCGATGAGGCCGGCGATCAGGAGCGCGATGCCGAGGACGATTAGGTGTGCACCCGGCGCGAGCGCCTCCATGATGCACAGCGCCGTCCCGGCGAGGACGAGCAGGAACGACAGCGACTGTCCGAACAGTTCGGCCATACACGGGAGTTAGGCGCGCGGCGGGAAAACCGTTTACCCGCGTGGTCGACCGCAGGGAGACCACGTTATGACGAACGGCGAGCAACGCGAGCCGTGAGCAGCGTGGCCTCGCTGCGCTCGGCCACGTCTCGAGCGAGCGGGGAACGAAGTGACCCGCGTGGGCGGGCACAGCGAGGCCACATTTGAGAGCAGAGAGACCACGTTCGAGCCGCGTGTTCGTGCACAAAAGAACCGAACGTTCAGAACAGCAGGAGCGCGAGCACGCCGACCATGGCGGCGACGCCGAGCAGGAAGAACGCGACGTTCTCCGGGTTCGGCGACCCGGGTTCGATGGCTCGCACGTCGGGTTCGGCGTCGGGGCCGACTTCGTCGACCTCGTAGCGCCACGCGCGCTCGTCGTTCTCTGACATGTCCGTTTCTACCCCGTCGACGGGGAAAAACTCGCGGGTTCGGTGGATTCAGGACTCGCCGGCGTAGACGACGCCGCGTTCGCCGTCCACGGTGACGGTGTCGCCGTCCACGATGTCGTCGAGGTCGGCGTCCCCGACCATCGGCACGTCGAGTTCGCGCGCGACCATCGCGGGGTAGCCGGTCATCCCGGACTGTGCGCTCACGATGCCCGCAATCTTCGAGAGGTCGCCGTGGAACTCGTCGTCGAAGTCCGGCCCGAGCACGACCACCGCACGCTCGGGAACCTTGGAGAGGTCGCCGTCGTCGAGCACCGCCACGGGCGCGGTGACGCGTCCCTTCACGACGGACTGGCCGACCGTGAGGGTCTCCGCGGCGACGTGGACTTTCAGCGTGTTCGTCGTGCTCGCGCCTTCGAGGTCGGTCATCATGCCGACGAGCACGACCACGGTGTCGCCGCTGTCGACGATGCCGGAGTCGACCGCCGACTGGACCGCGTGCTCGACGACCGTCGTCGCGTCGCCCTCCGCGACCGCGGCGTACTCGGCGTGGACGCCCCAGTTGAGCGCGAGTTCGCGGCGCACGCGGTGGGAGGGCGTCGCACAGACCACGGGGACGCGCGGCCGGAACTTCGCGGCCTTCCGTGCGGTGTAGCCGGATTCGGAGGCGACGACGACGGCGCTCGCGTCGATGTCGCGGGCGAGGTAGCGTGCCGACCGCGCGAGCGCGTCGGTCTTCGCCGTGCCGTTCGCGGTCGGGACGCGTTGCTCCTGCAGTTCGGCGTACTCGCCGCTGGATTCGACTTCGCGCACGATTCGGTCCATCGTCTCCACGACCCGCGTCGGGTTGTCGCCGACCGCGGTTTCGGCGGACAGCATGACGGCGTCCGTGCCGTCGAGGACGGCGTTCGCGACGTCGCTAGCCTCGGCGCGCGTCGGCCGGCGCGCGTGCACCATCGAGTCCAGCATCTCCGTCGCCGTGATGACGGGGACGCCGGCGTCCCGACAGCGGCGGATGATGCGCTTCTGAATCATCGGCACGTCCTCCATCGGGCACTCCACGCCGAGGTCGCCGCGCGCGACCATCACGCCGTCCGCGGCCTCGACGATGTTGTCGAGGTTGTCGACGGCACCCGCGCGCTCGATTTTGGCGACGACGGGCACGTCAGCGCCGAACGATTCGAGCACGCGCTCGACTTCGAGGACGTCGTCGGCGTCCCGGACGAAGCTCGCTGCGACGTAGTCGACGCCCTCCTCGGCCGCGAGTTCGAGGTCGCGGCGGTCCTTCTCCGTGACCACGTCGAGGTCGAGGTCGACGCCCGGGACGTTCACGCCCTTCCGGCTGCCGAGTTCGCCGCCGGACTCCACGCGAGCGGTGACGACGTTGCCCTCGACGTCCTCCACGACGGTCTCGATGCGGCCGTCGTCCAGCAGTACGCGGTCCCCGGGTTCGGCCGCCGCGACGCTCGTCGAGAGGCCGATGGTCTCGCCCGTCGTCTCGCCGCCCGGCATGAACTCCACCAGACTCCCAGTTTCGATGTGAACCGGTTCGTCGGTCTCGGCCGTCCGGACCTCCGGCCCCTTCGTGTCTAACATGACGGCGACCGGCTTCTCGGTCAACTCGTCGACCCGTCGCGCCGTCCCAATCAGGTCGCGGCGGTCGTCGAGGTTGCCGTGGCTCGCGTTGATGCGCGCGACCGACATCCCCGCGTCCACCAGCGACCGTATCGACGACTCGTCGTCTGTCGCCGGCCCCAGCGTACAGACGATTTTCGCGTTTCTCATACCCCGCGGCTACGACGCCGCCACGCAAAAACGTACGTGGTTAACTCGCCGCCGAGTTACAGCCCGGCCACAGCGACTTTTCGGCGGCCGACACAACCCCCGTGTATGCCGACGTACGCCGCCATCGCCACCGTCGAGACCGGGAAGTTCCAGAACGCCCAAGAACTCGCCGCCATCTGGGGTGACGTCCGCGCCGACCTCGAAGCCCAGGACTGCGACCTCCAGGACGCCTACATCCTCCTCGGCGAACGCGACGTCCTCCTCGTCTTCGACGCGCCCGACCGCGAAGCCGCGCTCCAAGCCTCTATTGCTGCCGAACGCTACGGCATCGACATGCAGACCATGGAAGCGATGGACGTCGAGAAACTCGGCGACGTCGTCGAGGATCTGTAAACGCACTTTTTGCTGCGCTCGGCGGCCTCCGGCCGCCGAGCTGGCAAAAACTTGCGGCAAAAGCACTCCTCCCTCCCGATGGTCGGTCGTCGGCCCGCGCTCACTCCGTTCGCGCGGTGAACCGCTCGCCTCGGGCTCTCCGAGCCGCTCGGATCGCGGATGCTTGACGCCGGACTACGTAATCAGGTGACGAGTATTCGCGGCTCGAACGGTCCGTAGGTCCTGAGCGCCGCGATTCTCCGCGCGACCGTAGGGAGCGCGGGCGTCGAGGACCCCGTAGTGGGGTCCGACGGCGCTTTTTCCCCAAGTTTTTGCAAGCGAACGCGCCGAAGGCGCGTGAGCGCAGGAAAAAGTGGCTACTTGATTTTGGTGCCCGGTTCGCTGTCCTCGTGCGTAGTGAGGAGGTCGGCGTCCTCGCCGGCGGCGAGAATCATGCCGTTGGACTCGACGCCGAACAGCTCGGCCTTCTCGAGGTTCGCGACGATGACGACGCGCTTGCCCGGTAGTTCGTCGAGGTCGTGGAGCTGCTTGATGCCCGCGACAATCTGGCGGACTTCGTGGCCGATGTCGACTTCGAGGCGCGCGAGGTCGTCGGCATCTTCGATGCCTTCCGCGTCCTCGATTTCGCCGACGCGCAGGTCCAGCGCCTGGAAGTCCTCGAAGCTGACGCGCTCGTCGGCGAGCGGTTCGAGCTCGGTCTCGGATGCTTCGCTCACGTCCTCGTTCTCTTCCTCGTCGCTACTAGCGGCTTCGATTTTCTCCTGGAGCTTCTCGTCGAGCTCCTCGACGCGCTCGTCCTCGACCTTCGTGAACAGCTCCTCGGGCTCGCCGAACTCCGCGGGCGGTGCCTGCAGGCAGTCGCCGATGGTCGCGTCCGCCACGGAGCCGTCCTCCTCGATTTGCGTCCAGATTTCGTCGGCCTTCTCGGGGACGAACGGCTGCAGCAGGACTGCGACGGCCTTCACGAGCTGCACGCAGTCGCGGATGACTGGCGCGGCCTCCTCGTCGTCGAGCTTCCAGGGCTCGTTGCGCTGGATATACTCGTTGCCGTAGCGAGCGAGCGCGACCGCGCGCTCCCCCGCGGACTTGAGGTCGTAGTCGTTGAGCGCGTCCTCGTAGTCGTCCATCGCGGCCGCGATTTCGGTCTCCACGTCGTCCGAGACCGCGGCGTCGGGCGTCCCGTCGAAGTTCCGGGTCGCGAACAGCAGCGCGCGGTAGACGAAGTTCCCGACGACGTCCGCGAGTTCGCTGTTCACGCGCTCGGCGAAGCGGTCCCACGAGAAGTTCACGTCGCGCTCGAACCCGCTGGCCGTCGCCATGTAGTAGCGCAGCAGGTCCGGGTGGAACCCCTCGTCGAGGTACTCCTCGGCCCAGATGGCGCGGTTCTTCGACGTCGAGAGGCCCTTGCCGTCGATGTTCACGAAGCCAGTCGCGCAGACCGCGCGCGGCTCGGTGTAGTCGGCGGCCTCCAGCATCGCCGGCCAGTAGACGGTGTGGTGCTGGATGATGTCGCGGCCGATGACGTGGACGATGTGGCCGTCGCCGTCCTTCCAGACGGGTTCCCAGTCGAAGTCGCCCGTGCGCTCGCTGTACTGCTTGGTCGTGGAGACGTATTCGATGGGGGCGTCCACCCAGACGTACAGCACGAGGTCGTCCGAGCCGTTCGCGGCTTCGCCGCTCTCGTTCCGTTGCTCGTCCCGAGCAACGCTCTCCCCGGGGTAGTCGATGCCCCAGTCCATGTCCCGCGTGATGCAGAAGTCCTCCAGTTCGCCCTCGATCCACTCGCGGGGCTGATTCTGGGCGTTGCTCGTGCCTTCGAGGCGGTTGATGAACCCCTGGAGGTGATCCTGGACGTCCGAGAGCCGGAGGAACTTGTGGTCGCGCACGCGGTACTCCGCGGGGTTGCCGGTGAGCGTCGACACGGGGCCCTCGATTTCGCCGGGTTCGAGGTGGCGCTGGCAGCCCTCGTCGCACTCGTCGCCGCGCGCGTGCTCGCCGCAGTACGGACACGTGCCCTCGACGTAGCGGTCGGGGAGCCACTGGTCGGCCTCGGGGTCGTAGGCGACGTTGATCTCCTTCTCGTGGACGTGGCCGTTCTCCTCCCACTTGCGGACGAACTCCTTCGT encodes the following:
- the pyk gene encoding pyruvate kinase, with the translated sequence MRNAKIVCTLGPATDDESSIRSLVDAGMSVARINASHGNLDDRRDLIGTARRVDELTEKPVAVMLDTKGPEVRTAETDEPVHIETGSLVEFMPGGETTGETIGLSTSVAAAEPGDRVLLDDGRIETVVEDVEGNVVTARVESGGELGSRKGVNVPGVDLDLDVVTEKDRRDLELAAEEGVDYVAASFVRDADDVLEVERVLESFGADVPVVAKIERAGAVDNLDNIVEAADGVMVARGDLGVECPMEDVPMIQKRIIRRCRDAGVPVITATEMLDSMVHARRPTRAEASDVANAVLDGTDAVMLSAETAVGDNPTRVVETMDRIVREVESSGEYAELQEQRVPTANGTAKTDALARSARYLARDIDASAVVVASESGYTARKAAKFRPRVPVVCATPSHRVRRELALNWGVHAEYAAVAEGDATTVVEHAVQSAVDSGIVDSGDTVVVLVGMMTDLEGASTTNTLKVHVAAETLTVGQSVVKGRVTAPVAVLDDGDLSKVPERAVVVLGPDFDDEFHGDLSKIAGIVSAQSGMTGYPAMVARELDVPMVGDADLDDIVDGDTVTVDGERGVVYAGES
- a CDS encoding GYD domain-containing protein, which gives rise to MPTYAAIATVETGKFQNAQELAAIWGDVRADLEAQDCDLQDAYILLGERDVLLVFDAPDREAALQASIAAERYGIDMQTMEAMDVEKLGDVVEDL
- the metG gene encoding methionine--tRNA ligase; amino-acid sequence: MTYEDFPTDEQTVVTAGLPYANGNLHIGHLRSYVNADAFTRGLRKLGQDAIYVCGSDMHGTPIAVNAAEEGVSPEEFALRHHEQYEQTFPKFNVDFDQYGHTHDETNTELTKEFVRKWEENGHVHEKEINVAYDPEADQWLPDRYVEGTCPYCGEHARGDECDEGCQRHLEPGEIEGPVSTLTGNPAEYRVRDHKFLRLSDVQDHLQGFINRLEGTSNAQNQPREWIEGELEDFCITRDMDWGIDYPGESVARDEQRNESGEAANGSDDLVLYVWVDAPIEYVSTTKQYSERTGDFDWEPVWKDGDGHIVHVIGRDIIQHHTVYWPAMLEAADYTEPRAVCATGFVNIDGKGLSTSKNRAIWAEEYLDEGFHPDLLRYYMATASGFERDVNFSWDRFAERVNSELADVVGNFVYRALLFATRNFDGTPDAAVSDDVETEIAAAMDDYEDALNDYDLKSAGERAVALARYGNEYIQRNEPWKLDDEEAAPVIRDCVQLVKAVAVLLQPFVPEKADEIWTQIEEDGSVADATIGDCLQAPPAEFGEPEELFTKVEDERVEELDEKLQEKIEAASSDEEENEDVSEASETELEPLADERVSFEDFQALDLRVGEIEDAEGIEDADDLARLEVDIGHEVRQIVAGIKQLHDLDELPGKRVVIVANLEKAELFGVESNGMILAAGEDADLLTTHEDSEPGTKIK